The window tcccgagtagctgggattataggcacccaccagcacgcctggctaagttttgtgtttttactagagatgggctttcgccatcTCGGCCAgggtgctcttgaactcctgacctcatgattcacctgcctcggcctcccaaagtgctgggattacaggcgtgagccaccgcgcccggcggagACAACATAATTCTTATATATTGGTTTTCTATCCAGCAGCCTTGTGAAATATGCTTATGAATTCTAAAGTTTACTTATAGATCGTTTTCAGTCTTCAACATACAGAAACATATCATCCTTGAATAAGAGCAATTTTgtttctgccatttttttttctttttccttttgtattttttgtagagacggggttttgccatgtttcccgggctgttcttgaacttttgAGTGcgagtgatgcacccgcctcacctcccacagtgctgggactactggcgtgggccaccgtgccgggccttttgttgccattgtaaagagtttcatttccttttctgattttatGGCATTGCGCAGACCCACCTGTTACAATGGTgacagtggacatccttgtcttatccCTGATGAGAAACCGAAAAATTTCAACATTTCACCATCCTGTTTACTGTCCTTTTTTTGTAGACGGACTTTATCAGAGTAagtcattccattctgttctaaatTCGCTGAGAGTATTGATTTGAATATATGTTGATTTTCATCAAACGGTGCATCTATTTCGATTACCAcagcatttttttcccattcatgtGTTAATATAGTGAATTCGATTGATAAATTTGTCCGTTTTTAGGTTCAATTATTAaaacttgagacagggtctcactctgtcacccaggctggagtgcggtggtgttatcagagctcgctgcagccttgacctcctgggctcaagcgctcctcccacctcagcctcctgagtagctgtgactataggtacatgccaccatgcccagcgaatttttccatggctttttgtttgttttttgtagtgatgagatTTTCTgatgttgcttaggctggcctCGAAGTCCTGAGCTCCGGTGATCtggccagctcagcctcccaaaatactaggattacaggcgtgagccttggCCTGGTCTGGTTTTTCTTATTATAGGGGTGTTATCTATATAAAGACTAAACTTAATGTGTGCCTTTGTGTGGGTGGGCTAAGAGCATGATGACATTTATCATtctattgatttaaagaaaactatcctTGACTTACCAGTGTGTAAGTCCATGAAAGCATAATTCTGTTGAGAGCATATATTGTTAATGGGTGTTGGGAACCCTGCACTTTCCGCTGCTGTGGGAGCACGTCCTTGGAGGTACCTTTCATCTGTTTTCTCAACTCCAAACATCTTAGGACCATGGGTTGTGACTGGTAGGACCACGTATCTTGCTATTTTCAAGACGGAGTTTATTTTCACGTGGTGTCACTCTGGCTGTCCTGTTTCCCTAATACTGTCACTTCTCCTTCTGCGATTCTGATGCTACAAATGATAGATATCGTTTTAGTATTTTCTTACGGGTCCTAGCGATTGTATTCATTTTTCCTTCAGTCTCTTTCTCGGACTTGTTCACATTGAACAATTTCCTTTTGGGGTAGGTTGCTATTTCTGTTTTCGCAGGTGGTTGACCTGTCTTCCCAGGCAGTCACAGTGGTCCTTGTCCCCATGGTGGGGCCAGGGCAAGAGAGGGccctgggttgggggtggggttcaGTTGAAGATGGGGTGAGTTTTGAGGGGAGCACCACTTGAGTCCCAGAGGCATAAGGAACCAGCAGAGGGAGGTGGGATTCCCCTATCCTCAGTGAGGATGGGAATCGAGGGTTTGGGGCATGGCGCTGGGAACGgcagccctccccagcccacagccGCGCATGCTCCCTGGGCTCCCGCCTCAGTGCGCATGTTCACTGGGCGCCTTCTGCCCCGCCCCTTCACCCACGTGAAGAACGCCAGGGAGCTGTGAGGCAGTGCCGTCTGGTTCCTGCCGTCCGGACTCTTTTTCCTCTACTGAGATTCATCTGGTAGGTCTGCAGGCCAGTCATCCCGGGGGCTGAAGTGTGAGTGAGGGTAAAGAGGGCCTTGGGTGGCCCAGGCGGGTCCCGCTTCCTGGTCTGTGGCCTCTGAGGGAGAAGGGCCACGAGGTCGTCCTCCTTCCCTTCACAGGCTGCGAGGCCACCAGCGGCTTCGTGGTCGTGAAGGGGCCTGGACAGGGAGGAAGGTGGGCCGCGGAGGGGAGGCGGTCAGGGGCTCAGGTGAAGATGGGGTGAGTGCTGTTGGGGGGATGGAAGTCCCGAGGTGCCGAGAACCCCCGACGACACAGGGCAGAGTCCCTGAATGGGGCCCCCGGCGGGAGCGAGGCGGGCGGTAAAGAAGGGGCCTGGCACCTGGGAAGGCTGCGGCCTGGTGAGCGTCCCCCGGCGGTGTGGAGTGGGGAGCGCCCGAGTGAGAAGCACTGCAAGGTCTCACCTCCGCCATGGAAGGTCCGAAAACAGTGGGAAGGAGTGGGCGAGGCAGTGCGGTCCAACCAAACTTGTTGTGAGGGGGGTGAATGGCTCTAGGAAGTGGGAGTGTGCCCAAAGCAGCAATCACGAGAATTGTGATTCACTAGGGTCTTCGTGGGGAGTCCACTTGTGAAGCTAAACCTCATCAGAAATGACCTCTGTCTGCGGGGCGCagtggcgctcgcctgtagtcccagttactcgggacgcagaggtgggaggatcccttgagcgggaggtcgaggctgcagtgagctgtgatcacgccgctgcactccagcctgagcaacacagcgagaccgtGTGTccaaaagaaactgagaaaaaaatgtccTCTGCCTTTTGCCGCACGCCTTAAGATGGTTGCTCTGCCAGCTTGGCCAGCATAAATGGCTTTGTAGGCACTCAGACAGCGTACACACGTATGCTTAACTCTGGGACTTACTTTGAgagtattttcaaaattaaaatggcaaGTTAACGTTTATCCATGGAAGTGATCGAATATAGCAGCCCTCTCGAGCGCACGTTCCCAATCACGGTTGTCTGTTTTCAGTGTGAAATATGAGTTGGCGAGGAAGATCGACCTATCGGCCTAGACCAAGACGCTATGTAGAGCCTCCTGAAGTGATTGGGCCTATGCGGGTGAGTGCTTAAACGTTAATGCGATGTTTTCTATTagcagaaattaatttttgtgataGTGTTGTTGCATTAGTGTGGAAATGCTGATAAAGGTCTTTCCTGCTCATGAAAAATGATGATGGCATCTCATGAAGGAAACATCGATTCTGgaggatttgtttttttcctctcgtgttcttcagcttttgcccatgACTTCTTTCTCATGCTTTGTTTGTTAATGACAGATTGCACACACGTATTCCAACACGGAGTATAATAGCTTCCAAAGTCCTCGTGCGTCACTTTTCTCACAGTAACCTCCCTGTGGGTGGAGTAACCTTATTGGGCATAGAGCATAGAGTTGGAGAAATGTCTTTAGGCTTAGTTATGACCAGAAATAGCTATGtattctgtgtatatatgtaaaattttgtatcaataacaaaacttatttttttatttgcacaCCCACACATATTCCCCAGCCCGAGCAGTTCAGTGATGAAGTGGAACCACCACAACCTGAAGAAGGGGAACCAGCAACTCAATATCAGGATCCTGCAGCTGctcaggaggaagaggatgagggaGCATCTGCTGGTCAAGgtgagggaaagggaagaagaacgtctgctggtgtgtgtgtgtgcgtgtgtgtgtgttcgtgtgtgtgtgtgtgtgtgcgcgtgcctgtgtgtgtgtgtgtgtgtgtgttaggcaTTGTCACGTAGCAGGaacaggaggaaagaaaacaatggaaagaaTGCCTGAAATTGACTGGAAAAGCGAGGAGGCTATGTAGTTTGCAGCTTAGCTTAGGCAAATCCCTCACTATGATAAAATTTCTCGACTTTATGAATGAGAGAATGGAGGTGCCAGGATTGTGTGTTATCCAAGAACCCTTGACTGGTGAATACAAAATTTGTACTGTGTTCCCAGGTTTGTGTCTTCCTATCATCTATGTTGCTGTAAAGAAGGAAGTGATTTTGCTGAAAATGCTTAAAACTCAAAGGCTTTACTGTAAGGTAGCTTAGTACTGACCCAAGAATAGACCCAGTTCGGAGGAGCAGGAGCAGCTCCAAAAACCGAGTCGCTGAATGTTGGCCcccgtttcctttgattgatgtTTTTATATGGTACGTTTGATAAAAGCTGGATAAATGAGGATACTGCCATACAGGTAGCTGGTTTAGTGATTTTTCTAAGTGGCTTTTAGGAGCTGATTAAATCCTCTTATGGttagaaaagcaaaaaaggaattaTCCTGAG of the Pongo abelii isolate AG06213 chromosome X, NHGRI_mPonAbe1-v2.0_pri, whole genome shotgun sequence genome contains:
- the LOC129052927 gene encoding G antigen 2D isoform X2, which encodes MSWRGRSTYRPRPRRYVEPPEVIGPMRPEQFSDEVEPPQPEEGEPATQYQDPAAAQEEEDEGASAGQGPEPEADSQEQVHPKTGCECEDGPDGPEVGPPNPEEVKTPEEGEGQSQC
- the LOC129052927 gene encoding G antigen 2D isoform X1 yields the protein MSWRGRSTYRPRPRRYVEPPEVIGPMRPEQFSDEVEPPQPEEGEPATQYQDPAAAQEEEDEGASAGQGPEPEADSQEQVHPKTGCECEDGPDGPEVGPPNPEEVKTPEEGEKQSQC